The Anopheles coluzzii chromosome 2, AcolN3, whole genome shotgun sequence genome window below encodes:
- the LOC120947686 gene encoding protein FAM136A, translating into MIEQQKQRIEMEITKQLDDLDRNVLRKMQADMHDCAARCCKDSVSSMDTVQQCVERCSVPAQRAQQHVETEINSFNSRLQRCVMDCNDTIKDKMGPNPSEGDIAKYTAEFERCAIKCVDKHVAILPNMFASMRKVLQSRSSS; encoded by the exons ATGATCGAACAACAGAAGCAGCGGATCGAAATGGAGATCACCAAACAGCTGGACGATCTGGACCGCAATGTGCTGCGGAAAATGCAA GCCGATATGCACGATTGTGCTGCCCGATGCTGTAAGGATTCCGTTTCCTCCATGGACACGGTGCAGCAGTGCGTCGAGCGGTGCTCTGTCCCTGCCCAGCGAGCCCAGCAGCACGTGGAAACCGAGATCAACTCGTTCAACAGTCGCCTGCAGCGTTGTGTAATGGATTGCAATGATACGATTAAGGACAAG ATGGGACCCAATCCGTCCGAGGGCGATATTGCTAAGTATACTGCCGAGTTTGAACGGTGTGCGATTAAATGCGTCGACAAGCATGTTGCCATCTTGCCAAATATGTTCGCGAGCATGCGAAAGGTTCTGCAGAGCAGATCATCATCGTAG